The window AAAGCGTTTAAGTTCTCGGTATTCGAACTATCGGATACCGAAAGGCAAGCCTTAGCCAAGCACTCGGATACGTTAGCTCAAAGCTCAGCACAACTGACGCATTGTGGAATCTTGCAAGAGATTGGCGATCACGAAAGCGCCGCCGACTATCTATTGAGTGAAAAACCACGCATTTCAAGCAGTGAACTGAACCGCTTCCGTCACCCGCGCTCTGTAGTGGGCAATATTCAAAGCATCTACTTTGACTCTCAAACTCGCCGTAAAGAACCGAGATACCAATTCAAATCGCCGCTGCAACTGACCTCTCAAGACGGAGCGGCTGCGAATGGAAACACCTTAGACATTTCTAAACGTGGTCTTAGCGTTACCCTTGAACACCCAATGGTTTTGAAGATTAATGACCCTGTGTTGGTGAACTTCAATGAGCTGCAACTCTATGACAAAAAGCTACCGCTCAGTACGGTTCCTTATCATGTTATTCGAGTGAGCCCCAACGGTCGTAATGTGCAATTGGTTATCGCTGAGAACGCCAAAACAATGCGTACCATCGCATTCTTAAATGGCCTGATTGATCAAAACCAAAGCAAGCTGGTTAAGAAAAAAGAGATATTGCCAACCCACTCGCTCCTTGAATCTCTGCATAATATTCTGTTGAGCAAGATGGTCAGTAACCCAATATTCATTGATAAACCAAGCTCAACACTGCGTTGTAAGATCATTGGTGTTAACTTCCCGCTGAACAAGCATCTAGCGCTGCTCGCTAAGCTTGGTCACAACCAAAAGTTTTCACTGGAACCGATTTTCAAAGGCCACTCTAATTCGCTATTGGCGGAGCCACTGAAAAAGATTCAAGGTGCCGAGCCTAAACATCATGATGTGTACATTGCTGCGGTTAAGTTTGGCGACAAGATCCAATCTGTGCACACTAAGTTGGTCAAAGATTTCGCGTCTGCCAAAGAACGCATCTTATTCATTAAGAAAGCACAGCACTTAGGTGATGTGTATGTATTGCGAGTGACAACAGCGCCTATCTTCAATCCTTTGACCAGCTTGTTCCAGTCAGACTTAGAAGAGTTATCTCGAATCAGTATGCATCAAGCGAAAAAGCTAGAGAACGAAATTACCGCTTTTATCGGCTATGGCGAGATAGAAGATATTACCGATGAAGTGTTGATTCGATTAGAGCTGACTCGCTAATCCAAGCCTCTGGACTATCGATCTAAGTCATCCATGTTTCAGAGACAAAAATAAAAAAGCAGGCTCATCGCCTGCTTTTTTGTGTCCGTTGTAAATGCGCTCTTGTTTCGCGCTTAACGAATATGACTAAGGCTTCGCTTGCCAGCTGATTTTTTGCTGCTTAGCTAATACGCCAGACAAGATACACAGCACGCCGCCTAAACCCGCGTAACGCACAGCGGTTTGAGCCTGCTGCTCTACTTTCGGCTTCGCATGGTAGGCAATGCCTAAGCCTGCAGATCGCATCATTACCAAATCATTGGCACCATCACCTACTGCAACGGTGTTGTGCAGTTCCAGCTCATACTCTTCAGCAAGTTCTACCAAGATATCCGCTTTGGTCTGCGCCGAAACAACATCACCTAACACTTCGCCTGTCAGTTTGCCGTTAACGATTTCGAGAGTATTTGACTGAGCATGGTCAAGCTCAAGCGTATCTTTTAAGTAATCAGAGAAGTATGTGAAACCACCAGACGCAATCGCCGTTTTCCAACCCAGCTTATTCAGTGTGTTCACGAGTTCTACTAAGTCAGGCATGAAAGGCAGTGACTGACGAACTTGTTCTAAGATAGCTTCATCAGCACCTTTAAGTGCGCCGACTCGCTGGCGTAAGCTCTGTTCAAAGTCGAGTTCACCTTGCATCGCTCGCTCCGTGATCTCAGAGACTAACTCTCCAACACCCGCTAGCTTTGCTATTTCATCAATACATTCAATTTGAATTGCTGTGGAATCCATATCCATCACAATCAAACCTGGCTTAGATAAGTCTGGGACCTCGCTAAGGCAAGCATAATCAAGCTTTAAGGCCTGTAGGATTTCTTCGTGTGCCGGGGTTAAGTTTCCAGACATCAACGCCACTTCATAATGCCCAACTTTCCACGTATCAAGAATGGTGTTGTAAGTGCCTGTGAAAAAGTCGATGTCATCAAAAGATTGAGGAGACAAGTACTCGCCGAATACAATCCAGTTGGCTTTGGCTTTAGCGAGTTGAGAAGCGAAACGAGTCTCGGGGAGTCGAGTTAATAATGTTGTATGCCTTTTAATCGGCAGATATTTCTGAGCGTCCATGTGTATGATTCCTAATTAACTATGCTAAACGTTAACCTATTGCAATTTGAAAACGCAAGTCTCAATATGTCTTAATCATAACATTTGTTTATTTCAGGCTTCGTGAAACATGAATGAATCATTGTTCTCAATACGTAACGCTTTACGAATGCTAGCCCTCATTTTGTTGGCTACTATGTTCGTTGTAACGATTAAAAATACGGTCGTGATCAGTAAAGGTAACGAGAAAATCCAAGCAAAGCAGCTAGAGACGCTGACTAAATTACTTATCTCGCAGGCCTCGCTTTCAGCCAGTAAAGCGATCACCCAGCAAGATCAAGAACGACTGCTTGAACTGACTAATCAGCTTTCCCAAGATCGACTGGTATTCGATACCACCATCTATGATGCAGAGGGGATTCGACTGGCTTCAAGCGAAAAAGCACTCTCGGTACGCGAAGTTCTGGGCTTAGACACGCCACTTTCAACAGCAAGTATCGGCAGGCAACAATTAGTTGAACCTATCTACTCGCCAGAAAAAACGATCATCGGCTTTATTCGAGTGACTTTTGAAACAGGAAAAATGACGGCGATTTCTGATCACCATTACCGTAAGAGCGATCGTTACATGATCGGCATGGTCTTGATGGGGTTTGTAAGTGGTGTGCTGTTCGTCATGCTCATTCGTAGAAGAAAAACCAAGTCTGGTGAGAACTTACTGCTTAAGAATGCAAACTCATAAGCTCTGTGATAGAGCCTTAGACTTTGGGCTTTTGACCTTGGAATCATGAAATAAAAACCTCGGATTAGGCAACATGATTTATTTCGATTGAAATCACATAGCCTTCAGAATCCAATAAGTAATGCTCAGTAATAAATCATTACCAATAAAAAGCCCCGACGCTCAGGCAGCGACGGGGCTTTTTGTTATCTGTTAGCTTATCAAGCTATAGCAAAACAATTATTCTTGGTCGCCAAGCAGCACTGAGTCGAGAGCAATAATCATCATGTCATTGAAGGTCGTTTGACGTTCATCTGATGTGGTTTGCTCACCGGTTTTGATATGATCAGAAACAGTACAAATCGTCAGAGCTTTTGCGCCGTATTCAGCACACACGCCGTAGATACCTGCTGCTTCCATCTCTACGCCAACAATGCCGTACTTGTCCATCACTTCGAACATCTCTGGATCTGGCGTGTAGAACAGCTCAGCCGAGAACAGGTTGCCGACTTTTACGTCGACACCGCGAGCTTTGGCTGCATCTTCCGCCGCGCGCACCATTTTGTAATCCGCAATAGCCGCAAAGTCATGACCTTTAAAGCGAATACGGTTCACTTTAGAGTCAGTACATGCGCCCATGCCGATCACTACATCACGCACTTTGATATCTTCGCTCACTGCACCACAACTGCCGACACGAATGATCTTCTTTACACCAAAGTCTTTGATCAGCTCAGTCGCGTAAATAGAACAAGATGGAATGCCCATACCATGTCCCATTACCGAAACCTTACGACCTTTATAAGTACCGGTGTAACCAAACATATTACGAACATTACACACCTGAACCACTTCTTCTAAGAAGGTTTCAGCAATGTATTTAGCACGTAGTGGATCGCCTGGCATTAGAACTACGTCAGCGAAATCACCCATTTCAGCATTAATATGTGGAGTAGCCATTGAAAATATCCTTAATCTCAAAAAAAAAGAA of the Vibrio lentus genome contains:
- a CDS encoding PilZ domain-containing protein, with product MQQSEILSVAERLIPAYHAEDFDFLLSQMTEGESPSLKLLVKMELNRIMAPCTKSIDLRGRIDNECRQFTLDGRKHWLDDIALNAYQRGTKKFKGYTEGTWELVMTPRTQPLRNIVKTSSQDNNDITSANSPYEAEAINLGYDLKRQENRLKISSQVEITTSKGQSLHGVTVDISPSGAKFKVPSAFRYNLGEIIEVKFTELVEKSLETDSNDIVEFRVLGIDESYENNAVKFLRTIKIGDSSLVARLLDESLNSSSKKTSHENQDRFIRTRTRGIEHTYLKHTCNLPLFFSGSELKLALLTDNNHPLWQYWHDERNQQALGTLFNEQRMNLLAKPGVKGTSNVIYSFTHEHQNKTLFYSMMLPEASREQRQLFWHIGGKRSSWKAFKFSVFELSDTERQALAKHSDTLAQSSAQLTHCGILQEIGDHESAADYLLSEKPRISSSELNRFRHPRSVVGNIQSIYFDSQTRRKEPRYQFKSPLQLTSQDGAAANGNTLDISKRGLSVTLEHPMVLKINDPVLVNFNELQLYDKKLPLSTVPYHVIRVSPNGRNVQLVIAENAKTMRTIAFLNGLIDQNQSKLVKKKEILPTHSLLESLHNILLSKMVSNPIFIDKPSSTLRCKIIGVNFPLNKHLALLAKLGHNQKFSLEPIFKGHSNSLLAEPLKKIQGAEPKHHDVYIAAVKFGDKIQSVHTKLVKDFASAKERILFIKKAQHLGDVYVLRVTTAPIFNPLTSLFQSDLEELSRISMHQAKKLENEITAFIGYGEIEDITDEVLIRLELTR
- the serB gene encoding phosphoserine phosphatase; translation: MDAQKYLPIKRHTTLLTRLPETRFASQLAKAKANWIVFGEYLSPQSFDDIDFFTGTYNTILDTWKVGHYEVALMSGNLTPAHEEILQALKLDYACLSEVPDLSKPGLIVMDMDSTAIQIECIDEIAKLAGVGELVSEITERAMQGELDFEQSLRQRVGALKGADEAILEQVRQSLPFMPDLVELVNTLNKLGWKTAIASGGFTYFSDYLKDTLELDHAQSNTLEIVNGKLTGEVLGDVVSAQTKADILVELAEEYELELHNTVAVGDGANDLVMMRSAGLGIAYHAKPKVEQQAQTAVRYAGLGGVLCILSGVLAKQQKISWQAKP
- a CDS encoding YtjB family periplasmic protein is translated as MNESLFSIRNALRMLALILLATMFVVTIKNTVVISKGNEKIQAKQLETLTKLLISQASLSASKAITQQDQERLLELTNQLSQDRLVFDTTIYDAEGIRLASSEKALSVREVLGLDTPLSTASIGRQQLVEPIYSPEKTIIGFIRVTFETGKMTAISDHHYRKSDRYMIGMVLMGFVSGVLFVMLIRRRKTKSGENLLLKNANS
- the deoD gene encoding purine-nucleoside phosphorylase; its protein translation is MATPHINAEMGDFADVVLMPGDPLRAKYIAETFLEEVVQVCNVRNMFGYTGTYKGRKVSVMGHGMGIPSCSIYATELIKDFGVKKIIRVGSCGAVSEDIKVRDVVIGMGACTDSKVNRIRFKGHDFAAIADYKMVRAAEDAAKARGVDVKVGNLFSAELFYTPDPEMFEVMDKYGIVGVEMEAAGIYGVCAEYGAKALTICTVSDHIKTGEQTTSDERQTTFNDMMIIALDSVLLGDQE